In Streptomyces sp. ML-6, the genomic stretch CAGGACGTGGTCGAGGTCCTCCCGGGGATCGTCGGGGTAGCGGTCGGCGGCGATCGAGTTGTCCCGCGTGTCGAAGGAGTACGGGTGTCCGGTGCGCGCCGAGGCCCGGGTCAGTCCGGCGTCGGTGAGCATCGAGGAGTACTCGGAGGAGTGGAAGTCCACATTGAAGTCCCCGGCCACGACGACCTGTTCGGACGCCGGAATGTTCTTGGCGTCGAGGAAGGCGTCGAGCTCCTTGAACTGCAGGCTGCGCTTGGCGGCGGCCTCGCCCGCGCCGCAGCCGGGATCGGTCGACTGCGTGTGGGTGCCCACCACGTGCACCCGCGCCCCGTCGACGTTCAACTCGGCATAGGCGAAGCCCTTGTTGGACCAGCTGTCGCTGCCGCAGGCGTCCTTGTAGACGTACTGCTCCTTGCGGACGATGGGCCACTTGCTGAGCACGGTGACACCCCCGTCCTCCGGAGTGAGGGCCGAGTACGCCCCGCCGGTCGCGTCCCAGCCGCTCTTGCTCCGGCCCACC encodes the following:
- the sph gene encoding sphingomyelin phosphodiesterase yields the protein MPHSAIRRVSGATLAAALAAAALAANAPQASAADAPPLRVLTYNTFLFSKNLYPNWGQDHRAAEIPKTSFFQGNDVVVLQEAFDNSSSDALLNNASAQYPYRTPVVGRSKSGWDATGGAYSALTPEDGGVTVLSKWPIVRKEQYVYKDACGSDSWSNKGFAYAELNVDGARVHVVGTHTQSTDPGCGAGEAAAKRSLQFKELDAFLDAKNIPASEQVVVAGDFNVDFHSSEYSSMLTDAGLTRASARTGHPYSFDTRDNSIAADRYPDDPREDLDHVLYRAGHAQPSGWTNEVVKERSAPWTVSSWGKSYTYTNLSDHYPVIASAR